The following coding sequences lie in one Peribacillus frigoritolerans genomic window:
- a CDS encoding CpsD/CapB family tyrosine-protein kinase — MNKQKIGDRLKKRNLVAFSSPDSFISEQYRTIRTNIKFSSVSKKRNIIMITSPSSGEGKSTTAANLAVSMAQNKEKVLLIDANLRNPAIHSIFKIPNKVGLTNILSDSNFTSLEKAVYRTGMGDLDVLTSGPIPFNPGEIIGLPIMQDFLVKCEEQYDIVLIDSPSILEVTDTKILANYCNGIILVFNNGKTELKKALATKRILQFVEEKIVGVVLNDNPENLFTNLLKKIL, encoded by the coding sequence ATGAATAAACAAAAAATCGGGGATAGACTAAAGAAAAGGAATCTTGTAGCTTTTTCAAGTCCGGATTCTTTTATCTCCGAACAATATAGAACGATTCGAACAAATATTAAGTTTTCCTCCGTATCGAAAAAACGGAATATCATCATGATAACCTCTCCATCATCTGGAGAAGGTAAATCAACCACTGCTGCAAATCTAGCTGTTTCAATGGCCCAAAACAAAGAAAAGGTTTTACTGATAGATGCTAATTTAAGGAATCCTGCAATTCACTCGATTTTTAAGATTCCAAATAAAGTAGGATTGACAAATATTTTATCTGATTCAAATTTCACATCTCTTGAAAAGGCTGTATACAGGACGGGAATGGGTGATTTAGATGTTTTGACAAGTGGGCCTATACCCTTCAATCCAGGCGAAATAATAGGGTTGCCAATCATGCAGGACTTCCTTGTTAAGTGTGAAGAGCAATACGATATTGTTCTGATAGACTCCCCATCAATATTGGAGGTTACAGACACAAAAATTTTGGCCAATTATTGCAATGGGATCATTCTGGTGTTCAATAACGGCAAAACGGAGTTAAAAAAAGCTTTAGCTACAAAAAGAATCCTTCAATTTGTTGAAGAAAAGATTGTAGGAGTCGTTTTAAACGATAATCCAGAAAATCTGTTTACCAATTTATTGAAGAAAATCTTATAA
- a CDS encoding YveK family protein has translation MTNYSKRNFENQQPAKEINLKELIGIISRRIWIVIIVTLLFILAGYLKTLTTTPLYQASTRIIIEANQDKMKTLQVIIKDTTVLQKVIDEMELPLSPEALAGAINVTSVEESEVVSISVTSSNPYTAAEIANTTARVFKNEAPNIVDFKKIRNLSPAKVNLVPINGDNNGTIIKSGIIGLFLGIGLTFLLNSLDYTIRNEQEVEDIIGFPVIGHVSKMNKKNSNVSKNNIKKIKEVQQAKHSKETRAEL, from the coding sequence ATGACAAATTACTCAAAAAGGAACTTTGAAAATCAACAACCTGCCAAAGAGATAAATTTAAAAGAACTGATCGGAATCATTAGTAGGCGTATCTGGATCGTCATTATTGTCACACTCTTATTCATACTGGCAGGATATTTGAAAACTTTAACAACAACCCCTCTTTACCAGGCATCTACGAGAATTATTATTGAAGCCAATCAAGATAAAATGAAAACTCTTCAAGTCATAATAAAAGATACTACAGTTTTACAGAAAGTTATCGATGAAATGGAATTACCGCTATCACCAGAAGCATTGGCTGGGGCTATAAACGTAACCAGTGTAGAGGAATCAGAAGTAGTCAGTATCAGCGTCACATCATCCAATCCTTATACAGCTGCCGAGATCGCCAATACGACGGCGAGAGTATTTAAAAATGAGGCTCCTAATATAGTGGACTTTAAAAAAATACGAAACTTGTCCCCGGCCAAGGTAAACTTAGTGCCCATTAACGGAGACAATAATGGAACAATTATAAAAAGCGGAATTATAGGTTTATTTTTGGGCATCGGGCTTACATTTTTATTGAATTCATTGGATTATACAATTCGTAACGAGCAAGAAGTAGAGGATATCATAGGTTTTCCAGTTATAGGACATGTATCTAAAATGAATAAAAAGAATTCGAATGTCAGTAAAAACAATATAAAAAAAATTAAAGAAGTGCAACAAGCTAAACATTCAAAAGAAACAAGAGCAGAATTGTGA
- a CDS encoding ABC transporter ATP-binding protein — protein MKQLWFFFKRLYTFTGKILFINMLGMVIVSLLDSVGILLLVPMISVSGIIDIDLSNNLPSTLSWIVEIPKMISLSIILGFYIVLVILQNILQRNLTIRDVRMQQAYISHLRIQLYQSLLHANWEFFIKTRKSDLINIMTNDLARVSAGINLILQLLASVIFTFIQICVAFWLAPKITIFVLVAGLVLALFSRKFIRKAKSLGSRTSQLALRYLASVTDQLNGIKDIKSYHLEKSHVNWISSLTKEMNDEQVEYIKLNTKSQLSYKVSSALLIASFVFLSITLFAAQQEELLLIILIFSRLWPRFTAIQSNMENISSTLPAFKSIMKIEGEAKGYKEAYSLENIMPIVIEQKLECHDLFFRYNKTEADYTLQNINIAIPANRLTAIVGPSGAGKSTLIDLIMGLMLPDVGEIIVDGKKLSRKDLIGLRKSISYVSQDPFLFNGSIKENLLLVDPKASDQQIWEALEFSAAADFVIKLPQNIDTVIGDRGIRLSGGERQRLVLARAILRKPSILVLDEATSALDNDTEAKIQKAIETLQGRMTIIVIAHRLSTIRNADQVIVLEKGEILQNGEYSELSKERGLFKQLLTREVDTINS, from the coding sequence ATGAAACAGCTGTGGTTCTTTTTCAAAAGGCTATACACTTTCACAGGGAAAATACTTTTTATCAATATGCTAGGAATGGTCATTGTTAGCTTATTGGACAGTGTAGGCATTCTTTTATTAGTACCGATGATAAGTGTTAGTGGAATTATAGATATAGATCTATCAAATAATCTTCCTTCCACGCTCTCATGGATAGTCGAGATACCTAAAATGATAAGTCTATCAATTATTTTAGGTTTTTATATTGTTTTAGTGATTCTCCAAAACATCCTGCAACGAAATCTTACAATACGTGATGTGAGAATGCAGCAAGCATATATAAGTCATTTAAGGATTCAATTGTATCAGTCATTATTACATGCCAACTGGGAGTTCTTTATTAAAACACGGAAATCGGATTTAATAAATATCATGACAAACGATTTAGCACGAGTTAGTGCAGGAATTAATTTAATCTTACAATTATTAGCCTCAGTGATCTTTACTTTCATTCAAATTTGTGTGGCGTTTTGGTTAGCTCCGAAAATTACAATATTCGTTTTGGTTGCTGGTTTGGTCCTGGCCTTATTTTCAAGGAAATTCATCCGAAAAGCTAAGTCATTAGGAAGTAGGACGTCTCAATTAGCACTAAGATATTTAGCCAGCGTTACCGATCAGTTAAATGGAATTAAGGATATAAAAAGCTATCATTTAGAGAAATCACATGTAAATTGGATCAGTTCTTTAACGAAAGAAATGAATGACGAGCAAGTTGAGTATATTAAATTAAACACAAAATCTCAATTATCATATAAAGTATCATCTGCCTTATTAATTGCATCTTTCGTTTTTTTATCCATTACACTTTTTGCTGCTCAACAGGAAGAACTTTTACTCATTATCCTTATTTTTTCAAGGTTATGGCCTAGATTTACAGCCATACAAAGCAATATGGAAAATATTTCTTCAACTTTACCAGCTTTCAAATCCATTATGAAAATAGAAGGTGAAGCGAAAGGCTACAAAGAGGCTTATAGTCTTGAGAATATCATGCCAATTGTCATCGAACAAAAACTGGAATGTCATGATCTTTTTTTTCGTTATAACAAAACTGAAGCAGACTATACTCTGCAAAATATCAATATAGCAATACCCGCTAATAGGTTGACGGCTATCGTTGGTCCATCCGGGGCAGGTAAAAGCACATTAATCGATCTAATAATGGGCCTCATGCTCCCTGATGTGGGAGAGATTATAGTTGATGGTAAAAAACTTTCTAGAAAAGATTTAATCGGTTTAAGGAAATCGATTAGTTATGTTTCCCAAGATCCATTTTTATTCAATGGAAGTATAAAGGAGAATTTGCTTTTAGTCGATCCGAAGGCAAGCGACCAACAAATATGGGAAGCATTGGAATTTTCTGCCGCAGCTGATTTTGTGATTAAATTGCCTCAAAATATAGATACGGTAATTGGGGATAGAGGCATTAGGTTATCCGGGGGAGAAAGACAGAGACTAGTTCTAGCAAGGGCTATATTACGTAAACCATCGATTCTGGTTTTGGATGAAGCTACCAGCGCCCTTGATAACGACACTGAAGCCAAAATTCAAAAAGCTATCGAAACTTTACAGGGCCGCATGACCATCATTGTCATTGCACACCGTTTAAGCACCATAAGGAATGCCGATCAAGTCATCGTATTAGAGAAAGGTGAAATTTTACAGAACGGTGAATATAGTGAGTTGTCTAAAGAAAGAGGTTTATTTAAACAATTGCTAACAAGAGAAGTGGATACGATAAATTCATGA
- a CDS encoding nucleotidyltransferase domain-containing protein, whose amino-acid sequence MNDKTNFDSSSISNELKFLLDCLKSETNKQSPFNVEQNLDWNLFLKLARHHRVYPLIYPKLKSANYIPAPITQSMYYDYQKNTFKMLKLSGEIERISRVVFENEISTLFLKGPILAADLYGGISQRTSSDVDILVNIDDLEKIESLLIQMGYVKDEYIQTVLNDWKWRHHHFVYFHTEKEIKLEIHWRLNPGPAKEPTFNELWLRKRVSSLTTSYPIYCLGNEDLFLFLTSHGARHGWSRLRWLVDIDRLCQKKLDWDKIISLLKKYQYMHVAGQTLVLTSQLLNTPIYKEVNDLTLKYRSNRLAQEALFYIKRFINLHDEPLSEEIASYHKKHLFSLMSFQNKLLFILSFLHPYFEDTKTLPLPQKFHFLYFPLRPLLWFWRKTRIRNVIGG is encoded by the coding sequence ATGAATGACAAAACCAATTTCGATTCTTCAAGCATATCTAATGAATTAAAGTTTTTATTGGATTGTCTGAAAAGTGAAACAAACAAGCAGTCTCCATTTAATGTAGAACAAAACCTTGATTGGAATTTGTTCTTGAAACTAGCCAGGCATCATCGGGTTTACCCACTTATTTATCCAAAACTAAAATCCGCAAATTATATTCCTGCACCTATAACTCAATCGATGTACTACGATTATCAAAAAAACACCTTTAAAATGTTAAAGCTAAGTGGGGAAATCGAAAGAATTTCCCGAGTTGTTTTTGAAAATGAAATTTCCACGCTTTTTTTAAAAGGACCTATACTGGCAGCTGACTTATATGGAGGTATATCCCAAAGGACGTCAAGTGATGTTGATATTTTGGTTAACATCGATGATCTAGAAAAGATCGAGTCCCTTTTAATTCAAATGGGATATGTAAAAGATGAATATATACAAACCGTATTAAATGATTGGAAGTGGCGCCATCATCATTTTGTCTATTTTCATACCGAGAAAGAGATTAAACTTGAAATTCATTGGCGTTTAAACCCAGGTCCAGCCAAGGAACCAACTTTTAATGAATTATGGCTAAGAAAAAGGGTTAGCTCACTAACTACTTCATATCCGATATATTGTTTAGGTAATGAGGATCTCTTTTTATTTCTAACTTCACATGGGGCACGTCATGGATGGTCACGCCTTCGCTGGCTAGTGGATATCGACCGACTTTGCCAAAAAAAATTGGATTGGGATAAAATCATTAGTCTGCTAAAAAAATATCAATATATGCATGTTGCAGGTCAAACATTAGTCCTGACTTCCCAATTGTTAAATACACCGATATACAAGGAAGTAAACGATCTTACATTAAAATACCGTTCCAATCGATTGGCACAAGAAGCACTATTTTATATTAAACGATTCATTAACCTTCATGATGAACCACTATCTGAAGAGATTGCTAGTTATCATAAAAAGCATCTATTTTCACTCATGTCATTTCAGAATAAACTGTTATTCATCCTCAGTTTTCTTCATCCTTATTTTGAGGATACAAAAACCTTGCCGTTGCCTCAAAAGTTCCATTTTTTATATTTTCCTTTGAGGCCTTTATTATGGTTTTGGAGAAAAACGAGAATACGAAATGTCATAGGAGGATAA
- a CDS encoding lasso peptide biosynthesis B2 protein — translation MNLYKKINTFISFNRSMKGLLFEALFFLAVGRIFKLFPFIKSARLLGNHMEETSYSIKYLDKEVIKNISDAIHIMSRYTFWESQCLVKAVAGMKMLERRGMESTVYFGTARDEKGDLIAHAWLRSGPYYVTGAEEMGKFIVVGKFAKTKKA, via the coding sequence ATGAATCTTTATAAAAAAATTAACACGTTCATATCATTCAATAGGAGCATGAAGGGGTTATTGTTTGAAGCTTTATTTTTTTTAGCAGTGGGCCGTATTTTTAAATTGTTTCCATTTATTAAGAGTGCCCGATTACTGGGAAACCACATGGAAGAAACCAGCTATTCTATAAAATATTTAGATAAAGAAGTAATCAAGAACATTTCAGATGCCATACATATCATGAGCCGTTATACATTCTGGGAGAGCCAATGTTTAGTTAAGGCGGTAGCTGGAATGAAAATGCTTGAAAGAAGAGGAATGGAAAGTACAGTTTACTTTGGCACGGCAAGAGATGAAAAAGGTGATTTGATTGCTCATGCTTGGTTGCGGAGTGGTCCGTATTATGTAACGGGCGCAGAAGAAATGGGTAAATTCATTGTTGTCGGGAAATTCGCTAAAACAAAAAAAGCTTAA
- a CDS encoding lasso peptide biosynthesis PqqD family chaperone: protein MINASVLSKNKVITQSQGNIVSDMDGELVMLSIEKGNYYNLGVLGGEIWSLIEKPIIISDLLDKLISQYDVSQQECEEEVLSFLSDLYNEGLIILPAEI from the coding sequence ATGATTAACGCATCAGTTCTATCAAAAAATAAAGTAATTACTCAAAGTCAGGGAAATATTGTTAGTGATATGGATGGGGAATTGGTCATGCTTAGCATTGAAAAAGGGAATTATTATAATCTGGGAGTTCTAGGTGGGGAAATTTGGAGTTTAATTGAAAAACCAATTATAATTAGTGACTTACTAGATAAATTGATTTCACAGTATGACGTCAGTCAACAAGAATGCGAAGAAGAAGTGTTATCGTTTTTAAGTGATTTATATAATGAGGGGTTAATTATCTTACCAGCTGAAATTTAA
- a CDS encoding aldolase, translated as MLSTEKTYTYTTFGLIAESVLPLPELEKLTDIEKEADITIKKKDLSNVWSNINPLIRTSFVVEGNRVMFEVPGVAVFSIEDGKTITFTIYDSDNDDKIRLYILGSCLGILLMQRKVLPLHGSAIAIEGKAYAFIGESGAGKSTLASSFVNKGYKLLSDDVVAISLMEENQPWVNPSYPQQKLWQESLNAFGLNSTDYQPLFDRTTKFSIPVQADFYNKPLPLGGIFELVGADIESIELQTIEKLHRFQVMHEHTYRRSLIERMHMMDWHFKICAKCMNSVPIYRLSRPTSTFTAHEIVTTVLSVIKGEKIND; from the coding sequence ATGCTAAGCACGGAAAAAACATATACGTATACCACATTTGGGTTAATTGCAGAAAGTGTACTTCCTCTTCCTGAGTTAGAGAAATTGACAGATATTGAAAAGGAAGCAGATATTACGATTAAAAAGAAAGATTTATCAAATGTTTGGTCAAACATAAATCCTTTAATTCGTACAAGTTTTGTCGTTGAAGGAAATCGCGTAATGTTCGAAGTGCCGGGAGTAGCTGTTTTTTCAATAGAAGATGGGAAAACCATTACGTTTACAATTTACGACAGTGATAACGATGATAAGATTCGGCTTTATATTTTAGGAAGCTGTTTAGGAATTTTGTTGATGCAAAGAAAGGTATTGCCACTGCATGGAAGTGCAATAGCGATTGAAGGAAAAGCATATGCTTTTATTGGTGAATCAGGAGCTGGCAAATCTACTCTAGCTTCCTCTTTCGTAAACAAGGGGTATAAACTTTTAAGTGATGATGTAGTGGCAATATCTCTAATGGAGGAAAACCAGCCATGGGTTAACCCCTCATACCCTCAACAAAAGTTATGGCAGGAAAGTTTAAACGCTTTTGGATTGAATTCAACTGATTACCAACCTTTATTCGATAGGACGACAAAATTTTCGATACCAGTGCAAGCAGACTTCTATAACAAACCTTTGCCACTTGGAGGGATATTCGAATTAGTTGGAGCTGATATAGAATCGATTGAACTTCAAACTATTGAAAAGCTTCATCGATTTCAAGTAATGCACGAACATACCTATAGACGATCTCTAATTGAAAGAATGCATATGATGGATTGGCATTTCAAGATTTGTGCAAAGTGTATGAATTCCGTGCCGATTTATCGATTAAGTCGTCCAACCTCAACATTCACAGCCCACGAAATTGTAACCACGGTTCTAAGTGTAATTAAAGGAGAGAAAATAAATGATTAA
- a CDS encoding paeninodin family lasso peptide — protein sequence MKKEWEKPKLEILNVNLTMAGPGRRLPDAIQPDPDDPVKFS from the coding sequence ATGAAAAAAGAATGGGAAAAACCAAAATTAGAAATACTTAATGTTAATTTAACAATGGCTGGACCAGGAAGGAGACTTCCTGATGCGATTCAACCAGATCCGGATGATCCGGTAAAATTCAGTTAA
- a CDS encoding asparagine synthase-related protein, with protein MSAIAGLYHLNQEPINLHHGDILMKSLHKFPADSIQIWNDERVLFGCHNQWITPESVNETLPFYDYARQLAITSDAIIDNREELFERLQVKNSDRLNMTDSQLILLAYYKWEEETPKYLVGEFAFMIWDQKQRKLFGARDFSGSRTLYFFINQDKLAFCTTVEPLLNLPYIEKRLNEEWLSEFLAIPINVESVDSSSTVYQNIKQIPPSHSITIIDGNIKFSRYSFIKNEVKLKLKTNEEYEEAFREVFDKVVRSKLRTTFNIGSHLSGGLDSGSVVSFAARALDEQKKQLYTYSYVPVEDFVDWTPKSRVADERPFISSTVEHVGNIRDHYLDFKDKSPLSEVDDWLEVLEMPYKYYENSFWLKGIYEKAAQENIRVLLNGQRGNWTISWGHALDYQASLLKQFKLVHFYKELHSFSENHGVNKSRVMTEVRKKAFPSSAGEPYPMLINPEFARRTKVFTKLEEHNIDVKGTIRQNVFTMKRTQFEQLYYWNINGNISTKLSLRHSIAERDPTNDLRIIQFCNSVPESQYVLNGQDRSLIRRATKGFLPDNVRLNNKTRGIQGSDGIHRMASSWSSFIDEMHSVSKDEVMSEFLNLEEVRKALISVEQNPLPEKVFDDDFRILMRSIIVSRFIKKHF; from the coding sequence ATGAGTGCAATCGCTGGCCTCTATCATTTAAACCAAGAACCAATCAATCTCCATCATGGGGATATATTAATGAAATCATTACATAAATTTCCGGCAGACAGCATTCAAATATGGAATGATGAGAGAGTCCTATTTGGCTGCCATAATCAATGGATTACCCCTGAATCGGTGAATGAAACTCTGCCATTTTATGATTATGCCAGACAGCTTGCCATTACCTCCGACGCAATCATTGATAATCGGGAAGAATTATTTGAACGATTACAGGTTAAGAATTCTGACCGACTGAATATGACGGATAGCCAATTGATTCTGCTTGCCTATTATAAGTGGGAAGAGGAAACACCAAAGTATTTGGTTGGTGAATTTGCTTTCATGATTTGGGATCAAAAACAACGCAAATTGTTTGGAGCTCGTGACTTTTCAGGAAGTCGCACTCTTTATTTTTTTATAAATCAAGATAAATTAGCATTTTGTACTACGGTTGAACCGTTGCTTAATTTGCCATATATAGAAAAGAGATTGAATGAGGAGTGGTTATCGGAGTTTTTGGCCATTCCCATTAATGTGGAATCAGTAGATTCCTCTTCAACAGTTTATCAAAACATTAAACAGATACCCCCTTCACATTCAATAACGATCATTGATGGAAATATAAAGTTTTCACGTTATTCCTTTATTAAAAACGAAGTGAAGCTAAAGTTAAAGACTAATGAAGAATATGAGGAAGCTTTCAGAGAAGTTTTCGATAAAGTAGTGAGATCCAAATTAAGGACCACATTTAATATTGGTTCACATTTAAGTGGAGGACTGGACTCTGGATCCGTCGTTAGCTTTGCAGCCAGGGCTTTAGATGAGCAAAAAAAACAGTTATATACATACAGCTATGTACCAGTTGAGGATTTTGTCGATTGGACTCCTAAAAGCAGAGTAGCTGATGAAAGGCCTTTTATTTCTTCTACTGTTGAACATGTAGGAAATATCAGGGATCACTATTTGGATTTTAAAGATAAAAGCCCTTTATCAGAGGTGGATGATTGGCTTGAAGTGCTAGAAATGCCTTATAAATATTATGAAAATAGTTTTTGGTTAAAAGGAATTTATGAAAAAGCTGCACAAGAAAATATCAGGGTGCTACTAAATGGTCAAAGAGGTAATTGGACCATATCATGGGGACATGCTTTAGACTATCAAGCTAGTTTATTAAAGCAGTTTAAACTGGTTCACTTTTACAAAGAATTACATTCATTCAGTGAAAATCATGGAGTGAACAAATCAAGAGTTATGACAGAGGTAAGAAAAAAAGCCTTCCCATCATCAGCAGGAGAACCTTATCCAATGTTAATAAACCCTGAATTCGCAAGAAGAACGAAAGTATTCACCAAATTAGAAGAACATAACATTGATGTTAAAGGTACCATTAGACAAAATGTTTTTACTATGAAAAGAACTCAATTTGAACAATTATACTATTGGAATATCAATGGGAATATTTCCACCAAGCTATCCTTAAGACATTCTATAGCTGAACGTGATCCAACTAACGATCTGCGTATCATCCAATTTTGCAATTCAGTTCCAGAATCACAATATGTATTAAATGGTCAGGATCGCTCCTTAATAAGAAGGGCCACTAAGGGGTTTCTGCCTGATAATGTTAGGCTGAATAATAAAACGCGCGGAATACAAGGCTCAGATGGAATTCATAGGATGGCATCATCATGGAGTTCATTTATAGATGAAATGCATAGTGTTAGTAAAGATGAAGTCATGTCTGAATTTTTAAATTTGGAGGAAGTTAGAAAAGCACTTATTAGCGTCGAACAAAACCCTCTTCCAGAAAAAGTGTTTGATGATGATTTCAGAATTTTAATGCGCAGCATAATCGTGTCACGATTTATAAAAAAACATTTTTGA
- a CDS encoding selenium metabolism-associated LysR family transcriptional regulator encodes MDPLKVFVTVIEQKNFSRAGDILNLSQPGVSLHIRNLENELGTKLIYRSPKQVQITEPGKILYRHAKQMLNHYETAKREINEFNNVVSGTMKIGASFTIGEYYLPKVLAEFAAQYPMVDIQIIISNSNDVIQGIRSNKLDIGLIEGETDYKDIDVRPFMNDEMIVVVPPDHPLSQMDLIEGTLLQNQTWVLREQGSGTRTYSDKLLSSLELDIKKTFIFTSIQGVKEAVMAGLGIALLSRLTVQKELKSNELKTFHLKNEPIIRPFSIVKKLDFEASKAMELFLRKVEEFAIKGRPK; translated from the coding sequence ATGGATCCATTAAAAGTATTCGTAACCGTAATCGAACAGAAAAACTTTTCAAGAGCAGGGGACATTCTGAACCTGTCGCAGCCAGGAGTCAGTCTTCACATAAGGAATCTGGAAAATGAGTTAGGAACGAAATTAATTTATCGTTCTCCCAAACAAGTTCAAATAACAGAGCCGGGAAAAATTTTGTATAGACATGCAAAGCAAATGCTTAATCATTATGAGACAGCAAAAAGAGAAATAAATGAATTTAATAACGTGGTTAGCGGAACGATGAAAATAGGTGCAAGCTTCACGATAGGAGAATATTACCTTCCAAAAGTATTGGCAGAATTTGCGGCTCAATATCCGATGGTGGACATACAAATCATCATCTCGAATTCAAATGATGTCATTCAAGGAATACGTTCGAATAAGCTTGATATCGGCTTGATTGAAGGTGAAACGGATTATAAAGATATAGATGTCAGACCATTCATGAATGACGAGATGATAGTTGTCGTCCCCCCTGATCATCCACTTTCACAGATGGATCTCATCGAGGGCACCTTGCTCCAAAACCAAACATGGGTACTAAGGGAGCAAGGATCGGGAACCCGTACATATTCCGATAAACTTCTCAGCAGTCTGGAGTTAGACATAAAGAAAACCTTTATTTTCACCAGTATCCAAGGAGTGAAAGAAGCGGTGATGGCTGGGCTTGGCATTGCCCTTTTATCTCGATTGACTGTACAAAAAGAATTGAAGTCCAATGAATTGAAAACCTTCCATTTGAAAAATGAGCCCATTATAAGACCTTTTTCGATCGTGAAAAAGTTGGACTTCGAAGCATCAAAAGCCATGGAGTTGTTTTTAAGGAAGGTCGAAGAATTTGCGATAAAGGGCCGTCCTAAATAA